A region of Ferruginibacter albus DNA encodes the following proteins:
- a CDS encoding glycosyltransferase family 4 protein — MKKLAIVTTHPIQYYAPWFRLLSEKGNVLPKVFYTWHQSQQSEKFDPGFGKKISWDIPLLEGYDYTFVTNTSSDPGSHHFKGIINPSLIREIKDWEPHVILVIGWSFQSHLKCIKYFHKKIPVLFRGDSTLLDELGGIKKILRRVFLKWVYRHIDYALYVGNNNKQYFLAHGLKEDQLFFAPHAIDNDRFAQPDEFYTKEAEAWREQLGIKEDDIVLLFVGKLEPKKNPHLLLQLAKQVTSERLKFVLVGNGVLEKELKSLTENDKRIIFIDFQNQQKMPVTYRLGNILILPSVGPGETWGLAVNEAMASGLPAIISSKVGCGSDLVKNGYNGLLFDVNAPDTIASFLNKIIADKASLSAMGNASKEIIRNFSFNEIVTTIEQLINSF, encoded by the coding sequence ATGAAGAAGTTAGCAATAGTAACTACACATCCAATACAATATTATGCGCCTTGGTTTAGATTGTTGTCTGAAAAAGGTAATGTTTTGCCAAAAGTATTTTATACCTGGCATCAATCTCAACAAAGTGAAAAGTTTGATCCAGGATTTGGGAAAAAGATCAGCTGGGATATTCCTTTGTTAGAAGGTTACGATTATACCTTTGTAACAAACACATCGTCCGATCCCGGTTCTCATCATTTTAAAGGAATAATTAATCCTTCGCTCATTAGAGAAATAAAAGATTGGGAGCCGCATGTTATTTTGGTTATAGGATGGAGCTTTCAAAGTCACTTAAAATGTATTAAATATTTCCATAAAAAAATTCCTGTATTATTTCGAGGAGATTCAACATTATTAGATGAATTGGGAGGAATAAAAAAGATACTTCGCCGTGTTTTTTTGAAATGGGTATATCGGCATATTGATTATGCTCTATATGTTGGAAATAATAATAAGCAATATTTTTTGGCTCATGGATTAAAAGAAGACCAACTGTTTTTTGCACCACATGCAATCGACAATGATCGTTTTGCACAACCCGATGAATTTTATACTAAAGAAGCGGAAGCATGGAGAGAACAATTAGGAATTAAAGAAGATGATATAGTATTGTTGTTTGTAGGAAAGCTGGAACCGAAAAAAAATCCACATTTACTACTTCAACTCGCAAAGCAAGTAACAAGCGAAAGGTTAAAATTTGTTTTAGTAGGAAATGGAGTTTTGGAAAAAGAATTAAAATCCTTAACTGAAAATGATAAAAGAATAATTTTTATAGATTTTCAAAATCAGCAAAAAATGCCTGTTACCTACAGGCTGGGCAATATTCTTATTTTACCTTCCGTTGGACCGGGAGAAACATGGGGATTAGCCGTAAATGAAGCAATGGCTTCAGGGTTGCCCGCAATAATATCTTCTAAAGTTGGTTGCGGAAGCGATCTGGTTAAGAATGGCTATAACGGGCTGCTATTTGACGTTAATGCTCCTGATACGATCGCATCATTTTTAAATAAGATAATTGCAGATAAAGCTTCATTAAGCGCAATGGGAAATGCCTCTAAAGAAATTATCCGGAATTTTTCTTTTAATGAAATTGTAACAACAATAGAGCAATTGATAAACAGCTTTTAA
- a CDS encoding acyltransferase family protein yields MQKNRLKELDVFRGVAALIVVLYHLTKETSLGKIGLQYGLTGVDLFFIISGFVIFMTLNKTNSWKDFLISRFSRLYPAYWVCVTITTIAIILTIKFTNLYLWDKKITFLRYIGNMTMFQYYFKIHNIDGPYWTLVIELIFYFIMTFFFLIRQLKNIESIFFLVVVLIVLPYSFNIERVNHSQLHILLVMFPIINYFPLFTAGIVFYKLKFQKQTLFRYIIITSCLVTQFLLYNGYDNRMYIGQFQYGIMLLSYFILFVLYVNDLLKFIINKVLLFLGEVSYSLYLIHQFIGTTIVAILAKYFHVNDFVSVFLIALPIVLGLAVLINRFVEKPMMNYIRTVYRKKMTA; encoded by the coding sequence ATGCAAAAAAACCGGTTAAAAGAATTAGATGTATTCAGAGGTGTGGCGGCGCTAATTGTAGTTCTTTATCATCTTACAAAAGAAACCTCTCTCGGAAAAATAGGTTTGCAATATGGATTAACAGGCGTTGATTTGTTTTTTATAATAAGTGGCTTTGTAATATTTATGACGTTAAATAAAACAAATAGCTGGAAAGATTTCTTAATAAGTAGATTTTCAAGATTGTATCCTGCTTATTGGGTTTGTGTAACAATTACAACAATTGCGATCATTCTTACAATTAAGTTCACAAATTTATATTTATGGGATAAAAAAATTACCTTTTTAAGATACATTGGCAACATGACCATGTTTCAATATTATTTTAAGATCCATAATATTGATGGGCCTTATTGGACACTTGTGATCGAGTTGATATTTTATTTTATTATGACATTTTTCTTTCTGATTCGACAACTTAAAAACATAGAATCTATATTTTTTTTAGTTGTTGTATTAATTGTGCTTCCCTATAGCTTTAATATAGAAAGAGTAAATCATTCGCAATTACATATATTATTAGTAATGTTCCCTATCATTAATTACTTTCCTTTGTTTACAGCGGGAATTGTTTTTTATAAACTAAAATTTCAAAAACAAACTTTATTCAGGTACATCATTATAACAAGCTGCCTGGTAACGCAGTTTTTATTATATAATGGGTATGATAACAGAATGTATATTGGTCAGTTTCAATATGGAATTATGTTGTTGTCGTACTTTATATTGTTTGTTTTGTATGTAAATGATCTATTGAAATTTATAATAAATAAAGTGCTTTTGTTTTTAGGAGAAGTATCATATAGTCTTTACTTGATACACCAGTTTATAGGAACTACTATTGTCGCTATCCTTGCAAAATACTTTCATGTTAATGATTTCGTTTCTGTTTTTTTAATTGCACTTCCCATTGTGCTTGGACTAGCTGTATTAATTAACAGGTTTGTTGAAAAGCCAATGATGAATTATATCCGAACTGTTTATCGCAAGAAAATGACTGCATGA
- a CDS encoding glycosyltransferase family 4 protein: MKILTITFSAGMGGTERAAVNYAIGYNKLGCDSKVLVIGDDHHRVPDLLDAGVETFLLKDFLNEQGILFDKLKEWGPDIIHLHHFSHYFFPIIDKVKKTTTKVVETNVFSRAVYDPKYNYIDLSMQLSQWGYWKYTIAMKGAAYVPAVAVIPYTFIDNKFNGASQSEIKAYRNLYNIPDDAFVVGRLGQAHPSKWSPKIIDVIKSTVKQSNNIYYLFVGMPDVIKKELSSCSDLIRSRVCLIDKIEGDNNLNLYYSAIDCFAHIAKIGESFGYVLAEAIACGVPVITMLTPFRDNAQFEVVGHNYGGICAINTDQFTNAILKLYDQPELIRKIKENQAGWVQKRFSLEVVIPQQIDIYRKILNNEKLPDINAVGVVKQCLKQFYGITAPFVYIALVITNSRKFRVSLAILKKLIKK, translated from the coding sequence TAGGCTACAACAAGTTAGGTTGCGATAGTAAAGTGCTAGTGATAGGAGATGATCACCATAGAGTACCGGATTTATTAGATGCCGGCGTTGAAACTTTTCTGCTTAAAGATTTTTTGAATGAACAAGGTATTTTATTTGATAAACTGAAAGAATGGGGGCCTGATATCATTCATCTTCACCATTTCAGTCATTATTTTTTTCCTATTATAGATAAGGTAAAAAAGACTACAACTAAAGTTGTTGAAACTAATGTTTTTTCGAGAGCTGTATACGACCCAAAATATAACTATATAGATCTTTCTATGCAGCTTTCGCAATGGGGTTATTGGAAATATACTATCGCAATGAAAGGAGCAGCTTATGTTCCCGCAGTTGCAGTAATTCCATACACATTCATTGATAATAAATTTAATGGTGCCTCGCAAAGTGAAATTAAGGCGTATAGAAATTTATATAATATTCCTGATGATGCTTTTGTAGTAGGTCGATTGGGACAAGCGCATCCTTCAAAATGGAGTCCCAAGATCATTGATGTGATCAAAAGCACAGTTAAACAATCTAACAATATTTATTATTTATTCGTAGGTATGCCGGATGTGATCAAAAAGGAATTATCATCCTGTTCAGATCTCATCAGATCAAGGGTTTGTTTAATTGATAAAATAGAAGGGGATAATAATCTTAATTTATATTATAGTGCTATAGATTGTTTTGCGCATATCGCAAAAATCGGTGAAAGTTTTGGTTATGTATTGGCAGAAGCTATTGCTTGCGGGGTACCAGTAATAACTATGCTAACGCCTTTTCGCGATAATGCACAGTTTGAAGTAGTTGGACATAATTATGGCGGAATATGTGCTATTAATACAGATCAATTTACTAATGCTATATTGAAACTATATGACCAGCCGGAGCTAATACGGAAAATAAAAGAAAACCAGGCAGGATGGGTGCAAAAAAGATTTTCATTGGAAGTAGTAATACCACAACAAATAGATATCTACAGGAAAATACTTAACAATGAAAAATTACCTGATATAAATGCTGTTGGAGTAGTGAAACAATGTTTAAAACAATTTTATGGCATAACAGCCCCATTCGTTTATATCGCACTTGTAATTACCAACTCAAGAAAATTCAGAGTATCATTGGCAATTCTTAAAAAGCTTATAAAGAAATAA